In Bifidobacterium scardovii JCM 12489 = DSM 13734, the genomic stretch GAAATCGCGCGCGATATTGCGCAGCCGCAGCACCATCGGCAGCGATTTGAAGTTCTCGTCCATGCCGAGCAGCGTGCGCGTGATCGTCAGCGACCCGGCCGTGGCCACCGTCGCGTTGCCGATGTCGAGCATGATGACCGGCAGCCCCGCGGACGGCCCCATGAAGGTCTGCACCACCGGCAGGCAAAACGCGCCCAGATTCAGGCCGGACGCGTTGAGCATCTGGAACGCGCGGTAGTTGCGCTCGTCGCCGCGCGAGCCGAAGTAGACGATGAACAGCGGGATCAGGCAGGCGAAGAACCCGAACAGCACGATCCAGAGCATGCGCATGTCGTGCTTGTTCGTGGCGAACGACAGGATGATCGCGCACGGCAGCGTCAGGTTGAACACCAACCCTTGGGCCACGCGGTAGTCGCGCTCCCCGAAAATGCCGAGATGCTTGAGCGCGTACGCTCCGACGATGACCAGAAGCAGTGATCCGGACTGAAAGATCATGGTGTTCCTCGTATTCCTGCGCGCTTTGCCGCGTAATGGGGCGGATCGGCGGTCGCCGCATGCGACTGAACGCGAGTATAGGAGCCAAAAAGGCGCATGCGGGCAACAAGGGGCACAGTGTGGACACGCAGCAACGCACGATTTCAAAACTTGAGTCACTATCACTCAAGTTTTGGGAATAGAATGGGTGGCAAGCTGGTTGAGCATATCAGACACAGACGTACGCGCCTGCCGCCATGCCCGAACGATCGCGCTCGGGCCGCGCGGCGAGGCGCATGACTACACGGAGGTTGATATGGAACAGAAGTTCACCACCATGGCGCAGGAAGTCGTCGGCGACGCGATTCAGAGCGCTGCCGCCGCCGGCAATGCGCAGGTTGAGACGCTGCATGTGATGGATGCACTGCTGCGTCAGGAAAACGGGGTTATCCAGGGGCTGATCCAGGCCGCTGGCGGCAATCCGCAGGCGATCGGCGCCGCGGTGCGCAACGCGCTGGTCGCGCTGCCGAGCGCGAGCGGGTCGACCACCTCGCAGCCGCAGGCCAGCCGCCAGCTGACCGCGGCGCTCGCGCAGGCCGAAAAGGAAATGCAGCAGATGGGCGACGAATACGTATCCACCGAGCATCTGCTCATCGGCATCGCCGCGTCCGCACCGAACCAGTCGGCCGACATCCTGAAGGCCAACGGCGTCACGCCCGAGGCGCTGCGCAAGGCCGTGCCGTCCGTGCGCGGCGGCGCGAAGGTCACCAGCCCGGATGCGGAAGGCTCCTACAAGGCGCTGGAGAAGTATTCGACCGATCTGACCGCGGCCGCGAAGGAAGGCAAGCTCGACCCGGTGATCGGCCGTGACCAGGAGATCCGCCGCGTCATCCAGATCCTGAGCCGCCGCACCAAGAACAACCCGGTGCTGATCGGCGAGCCCGGCGTCGGCAAGACCGCCGTCGTGGAGGGGCTGGCGCAGCGTATCGTCGCGGGCGACGTGCCGACCACGCTGCAGAACAAGAAGCTCATCAGCCTCGATCTGGGGTCGATGGTGGCCGGATCCAAGTATCGTGGCGAGTTCGAGGAACGCCTCAAGGCGGTGCTCAACGAGATCAAGAACGCGGACGGCCAGATCATCACCTTCATCGACGAGATCCACACGATCGTCGGCGCCGGTGCTGCCGAAGGCTCGATGGACGCCGGCAACATGCTCAAGCCGATGCTGGCCCGCGGCGAGCTGCGCCTGATCGGCGCGACCACGCTGGACGAATACCGCGAGAACATCGAGAAGGACCCGGCCCTTGAGCGTCGTTTCCAGCAGGTGTTCGTGGGCGAGCCGTCCGTCGAGGACACGATCGCCATCCTGCGCGGCCTGAAGCAGCGCTACGAGGCTCACCACAAGGTGACGATCGGCGACGATGCGCTGGTCGCGGCCGCCACGCTGTCCAACCGGTACATCTCCGGCCGTCAGCTGCCTGATAAGGCCATCGATCTGGTCGATGAGGCAGCAGCCCACCTGCGTATGGAGCTCGACTCCTCCCCGGAGGAGATCGACGAGCTGCAGCGCAGGGTCACGCGGTACGAGATGGAGGAGATGCAGCTCAAGAAGGCCGAGGACCCGGCCTCCAAGGAGCGGCTGGAGAAGCTGCAGAACGAGCTGGCGAACGCGCGCGAGAAGCTGAGCGGCCTGAAGGCCCGTTGGGATGCGGAGAAGGCCGGCCACAACAAGGTCGGCGACCTGCGCGCCCAGCTCGACGCCAAGCGCGTCGAGGCGGACAAGTTCACCCGCGAGGGCAACCTCGCCGAGGCGAGCCGTATCCTGTACGGCGAGATCCCGGCCATCCAGAAGCAACTGGACGCGGCCGAGCGCGCCGCCGACGAGGAAGGCGAGAACGCCGCGAAGAGCGAGCCGATGGTCCCCGACCATGTGGACGCCGACTCGGTGGCGGGTATCGTCGCCGAATGGACCGGCATCCCCGTCGGCCGCCTGATGCAGGGCGAAAACGAGAAGCTGCTCACCATGGAGAGCTACCTCGGCAAGCGCGTGATCGGCCAGAAGGAAGCCATCCAGGCCGTGTCCGACGCGGTGCGTCGTTCGCGCGCCGGCATCTCGGATCCGAACCGCCCGACCGGTTCGTTCCTGTTCCTCGGCCCGACCGGCGTGGGCAAGACCGAGCTTGCCAAGGCGCTCGCCGACTTCCTGTTCGACGACGAGAAGGCCATGGTGCGCATCGATATGAGCGAGTACATGGAGAAGGCCTCCGTGTCCCGCCTGATCGGCGCCGCGCCGGGCTACGTCGGCTACGAGGAGGGCGGCCAGCTGACCGAGGCCGTGCGTCGCCGCCCGTATTCGGTGGTGCTGTTCGACGAGGTCGAGAAGGCCAACCCGGAAGTCTTCGACGTGCTGCTGCAGGTGCTTGACGACGGGCGCCTGACCGATGGTCAGGGCCGGACCGTGGACTTCAAGAACACGATCCTGATCATGACCTCGAACCTGGGTTCGCAGTTCCTGGTCAACCCGGATCTGGACGCGGACGCCAAGAAGAAGGCCGTGATGGACGCCGTGCACATGCAGTTCAAGCCGGAGTTCATCAACCGCCTGGACGAGCTGGTCATCTTCCACCCGCTCACCCGTGAGGAGCTGGGCGGCATCGTGGACATCCAGGTCAAGCAGGTCGCCTCGCGCCTGACCGATCGCCGTATCTCGCTCGACGTGACCGACACGGCCCGCGAGTGGCTGGCCAACACCGGCTACGATCCGGCGTACGGCGCCCGTCCGCTGCGCCGCTTGGTGCAGACCGAGGTCGGCGACCAGCTGGCCCGCATGCTGTTGGCCGGCCAGGTGCACGACGGCGACACGGTGCTGGTCGACCAGACCGGCGGCGAGCACCTCGCCCTGAGCGTGATGCCCGAGGATCCGCTGGCCGGCTCCGACGGTTCCGATGGCTCCGATGGCGACGTCCACGTCGACAGCGTGACCACGGACTGATGCGTTGACGGTGGTCCGTCGCGTGGCGGGCAGCCACTGCACTGGCTCCCCTCCCCGAGGGGAGCCAGATTTGCATAGTGTCCGACTGATGCTCCCTCCGTCGGGGGCAACAGCCGCAACGAAAACGAATGTGGGGGCATGGAATTTTCCATGCCCCCACATTCGTTACCCGCACTAAAAATGCGCCTACTGCTCCAGGAAGATCTGCGGGGCCTTGGCGAAGTTGGCGGCGCAGCGCTCGCTGCAGAAGTAGTAGGTCTTGCCCTCGTATTCGCGGGTGATGGCCTCGTTGTTGACCGAGACGGTCATGCCGCAGACCGGATCGGTGGCGGTTGCGCCGGCGTTGGCGTCGGCGGTGTGCATCATGTGATGCGCGTTGTGCATATCCATATGATTCTCCTTATCATGGCGGGTTCCGCCGTGGTCGGCGGCTCCTTGGTGGGTATGGTCGTCGGAATCGTGCGGCCCGCCGACGGGGGTGGACCCGGATTCCAAGTGGGTGAGTTCGGTGCGCTCGTCGATGATGACCTGCGGTTCGCGTGACTCGTGCGTTCCATGCGCGGACGCCGAGCCGGTGATCGCATCGTCACCGATCTTCACGCGATGCAGGCGGTTCGCGTTAAGCACCAGGCATACGGAGCTCAGCGCCATCGCCAGTCCGGCGATCATCGGGCTGAGCAGCCAGCCAGTGAATGGGTACAGCAGGCCGGCAGCCACCGGGATGCCGATGAGGTTGTACCCGAAGGCCCACGCCAGGTTCTCGCGCACGTTGCGCATCATCGCGTTCGACAGGTTGATGGTTTTCAGCACGCCGCGCAGATCGCCGTTCATCAGCGTCACGTCGGCCGACTGCATCGCCACGTCCGTTCCCGTGCCGATGGCGATGCCCAGATCGGCCTGCGCGAGCGCCGGGGCGTCGTTGATGCCGTCTCCGACCATGGCGATCAGACCGTCCGGCACATCGCTGATCGTCGTGCCGGACGAAGTGCCGTTCGCCGTCTTGCCGTCCCGCGACGCCTGCAATTGCTGGATCCAATACGCCTTGCCGTCCGGCTTGACCTGTGCGATCACCGTGTCGATGCCGACCTCGCCGGCCACGCGGCCGGCGACCTCGGCGCGGTCTCCGGAGAGCATCACCGTGCGGATGCCCGCGGCGCGCAACGCGGCGACCGCCTCGCGCGACCCGTCCTTGATCGGGTCGGATTCGTAGCTCGGCTTGTCGAAGCTCGCGTCCGCGTCGACCACGCCGCGCGTGATCGTGCCGGTCTTGTCGAACACGACCGTGCGGATCTCGCGGGCCTGCTCCAACGCCTTTGCGGAGGTGACCAGCACGCCGTTCGTCGCGCCGAGTCCGGTGGCGGCGGTCACCGACAGCGGCGTGGCCAGGCCGAGCGCGCACGGGCAGGCGATGATCAATACGCTCACCGCGGTGACCAGGGCGTGCGCCAGCTGCGGCGCGGGGCCGAACGACAGCCAGATCGCGAAGGTCCACACCGCGACGATGAACACGGCCGGCACGAAGATGCGGGCGATCCGGTCCGCGAGCTTCTGCATCGGCGCCTTGGTCGCCTGGGCGCGCGCCACCATCGCCACGATCTGCGCGAGCACCGTGTCGCCGCCGACCTGCGTGGCGCGGATCACGATATTGCCCTTGAGCAGCACGGTCGCGCCGGTGACGGGCACGGCGGCCGCGGTTCCGGCCGCGCTCTTGCCGGAACCTGCGGCCGACCGCACGACGGGCTTGGATTCGCCGGTGATCATCGACTCGTCGACCGTCGCCTCGCCGGCGACCACCATGCCGTCAACGGGGATGCGCTCGCCGGCGCGGACCACCAGCAG encodes the following:
- a CDS encoding AEC family transporter, with translation MIFQSGSLLLVIVGAYALKHLGIFGERDYRVAQGLVFNLTLPCAIILSFATNKHDMRMLWIVLFGFFACLIPLFIVYFGSRGDERNYRAFQMLNASGLNLGAFCLPVVQTFMGPSAGLPVIMLDIGNATVATAGSLTITRTLLGMDENFKSLPMVLRLRNIARDFLGSISFDIYMLMLVFMFLHITVPQPIITLITPFANANAFCAMAMIGLMMEVPGDRKDRVELLKVIAWRMVFGAIISVAAWFLLPFDERIREIVVLGSFAPITIFSTKFTDSLTGNAKLAGFSLTVTAVISLVVMTALHALLPAA
- the clpB gene encoding ATP-dependent chaperone ClpB, coding for MEQKFTTMAQEVVGDAIQSAAAAGNAQVETLHVMDALLRQENGVIQGLIQAAGGNPQAIGAAVRNALVALPSASGSTTSQPQASRQLTAALAQAEKEMQQMGDEYVSTEHLLIGIAASAPNQSADILKANGVTPEALRKAVPSVRGGAKVTSPDAEGSYKALEKYSTDLTAAAKEGKLDPVIGRDQEIRRVIQILSRRTKNNPVLIGEPGVGKTAVVEGLAQRIVAGDVPTTLQNKKLISLDLGSMVAGSKYRGEFEERLKAVLNEIKNADGQIITFIDEIHTIVGAGAAEGSMDAGNMLKPMLARGELRLIGATTLDEYRENIEKDPALERRFQQVFVGEPSVEDTIAILRGLKQRYEAHHKVTIGDDALVAAATLSNRYISGRQLPDKAIDLVDEAAAHLRMELDSSPEEIDELQRRVTRYEMEEMQLKKAEDPASKERLEKLQNELANAREKLSGLKARWDAEKAGHNKVGDLRAQLDAKRVEADKFTREGNLAEASRILYGEIPAIQKQLDAAERAADEEGENAAKSEPMVPDHVDADSVAGIVAEWTGIPVGRLMQGENEKLLTMESYLGKRVIGQKEAIQAVSDAVRRSRAGISDPNRPTGSFLFLGPTGVGKTELAKALADFLFDDEKAMVRIDMSEYMEKASVSRLIGAAPGYVGYEEGGQLTEAVRRRPYSVVLFDEVEKANPEVFDVLLQVLDDGRLTDGQGRTVDFKNTILIMTSNLGSQFLVNPDLDADAKKKAVMDAVHMQFKPEFINRLDELVIFHPLTREELGGIVDIQVKQVASRLTDRRISLDVTDTAREWLANTGYDPAYGARPLRRLVQTEVGDQLARMLLAGQVHDGDTVLVDQTGGEHLALSVMPEDPLAGSDGSDGSDGDVHVDSVTTD